In Pseudonocardia sp. DSM 110487, the sequence GAAGAACGGGATCATCGGCACGGTGAAGACGGCGAGCCCGATCACCCGCATCACCGCGAGGCCCTCGATCTTGTTGCGGCCCAGTGCGCTCATGACGAACCCGAGCACGGGCGCGAGCACGCCGGCCATGAGCGCGATCGGCACGGAGAGGACGAGGGTCCGCGCGTCGACCCGTCCCGAGATGGCCAGCGAGGCGAGCACCGAGAACGTGGTCAGCACGATCGTGACGCCGGCCCGGTAGGCGGGGTAGGTCATCGGCGGCACCGGCGTCACTCGGAGTGCGGCGAAGGTGTTCTGGTCCCGTTCGTCCAGCAGCTGGAGGGCGAGGACCGCCCCCAGCAGCAGGGGCGGGCCGAGCACGCAGAACGCGCTGATGATCGCCGAGTGGTACGGGACGAGGTCGAACGCGTAGGTGCGCTCGATGTAGCCCGTGAGCGCGGGGAGGAACCAGAGCGCGGCCGCGTACAGGAACGGGCCGAGCATGACCGTCACGAGCATGCTGTCGCGGCGGACGGTGCGCAGGTCGTTGCGGCCGAAGGTCGCAATGGCGCCCATCACCGGCCTCCCTCGGACGTGATGACGTGGCGGTGGAAGACGCGCCGTGCGAGCAGGCACAGGCCCGCGATCCACAGCACCGGGTAGCCGAGCGCGTACACCCATTGCCCCGTCGAGAGCTCGACCTGGTGGAAGGCGGCGCCGAGCAGCAGCAGCGGTCCGTCGGTGGGGACGAGGGCGAACGCGAGGTGCGGGTAGAGCCCGGAGTAGCCGATGATGGGCGTGTTCATGACCGCGAGCACGAGCGTCGAGGGCAGGATCCACTCGCTGATCGACGGGAACAGCGGGGCCGTGACGAACCCGGCGAGCAGCATCAGCAGGGTCATCAGGACCACGCCGGCGAGGAACGGGAACGGGGCGACACCCGGCCCGTAGTCGACGAGCACGACGACCACGCAGGTCACGAGGGCGAGCGCTGACATCGTCAGCAGCTTCGCCGTGAGGTAGTGCCGGAACCGCAGCGGCGTGGTCAGCAAGGCGAACACTGTGCGCTCGCCCTTTTCGAAGAACACCGCACCCGCGATGAAGAACATCATGAACGCCAGGTCGGCCATGAGGAGGTACGGCATGGCCGGCCCGACCAGTGGGTCGGGAACCAGCTGCAGCACCCCGATCCACAGCAGCACGACGAACGCGGTGGCGTACCAGAAGCCGTAGCGCCGCTGGAGGTGGAAGTCCATCCGCACGGCGGTGGCGAGAACGCCGTTCATGCGAGGGACCTGCCGGTCACGTCGATGAACACGTCCTCGAGGCTGGCCTCCTGGCTGTGCAGCGCCTCGATGTGGTGCTCGCGGGCCAGCGCGCGGAAGGTCTCGTCGTCGGCGAGGCCGTCGAGCGGGAAGTCCTTGTGTTCGAGGTCGATCCCGTTGCGGTAGGTGACGCGCACGGTGCGCTTGCTGCGGCTGACCTTGTGCTCGGTGGGGGTGTCGAGCGCGGCGATCCGTCCGTCGACCACGAAGGCGACGCGGTCGCAGAGCTCCTCGGCCGTGGCCATGTCGTGCGTGGTGAGGAAGACCGTGTGGCCCTGCTCGCGCAGGTCCCCGACGATGTTCTTGACCCGCCGCGCGTTCACCGGGTCCATCCCGGAGGTCGGCTCGTCGAGGAACAGCAGTTCGGGGCGGTGCACCAGCGCGCGGGCGAAGACCAGTCGCATCTGCATGCCCTTCGAGAACCGCCCGACTCGGGTGTGGGCGCTCGCGGCGAGGTCGACCGCCTCCAGCAGGGCCATCGGGTCCTCGGTGGGGCCGGAGTACAGGGAGGCGAAGAACTGCAGGTTCTCCAGCGCGGTGAGCTTCTGGTAGTGGTTGGGCAGCTCGAACGAGACGCCGATCCGCTGGTAGTACTCGCTTCCCCAGTCGGCGGGGTCGCGGTCCCACACCGCTACCCGGCCGCCGTGGCCGGTGAGCAGCCCGGTGAGGATCTTCTGGGTCGTCGACTTCCCGGCGCCGCTCGGCCCGAGGAAGCCGAACACCTCGCCCCTGTCGACGGCGAAGCTCATCCCCGTCACCGCCGGCTCGGCGGTCTTCGGGTAGCGGAAGGTGAGGTCGTCGACCTCGATGACGGGCATGCGAACTCCTGGTGGGCACGCGGGTATGACGCGCCGACCAGGCTTCCCGGCTCTCCACGGCCCTGTCGGACCGACGGCGAACGGTAGCATGATTTCAAAGATTTCTGAAAGGTGATGAGAACATGGGTGACAGCAGCGAGGTCGCCGAGCGCCTCGCGCTCGCGCTGAACCAGAACGGGATGCAGCGCATGATCGCCCGTGTGCTCGCGGCGTTCCTGTTCTCCGACCGCGAGTCGGTCACCGCGGCCGAGCTGGGCGAGACGCTCGGCGCGAGCGCCGGGTCGATCTCCGGGTCGATCACGATGCTCCGCACCGTCGGGCTGATCGAGCCCGCCCCGGTCCCGGGGAGCAGGCGGGCCCACTACCGGATGCGCGATGACGCCTGGGCCACGATGATGAGCAGCCAGAACGCGATGGTGCAGGTGATGCAGGAGATCGCGGAGGCGGGAGTCGCGAGCACCCCGCCAGGAAGCCCTGCGGCGCGACGGCTGGAGCGGATGCGGGACTTCTACGCCTACCTGTTCGCCGAGCTCCCCGCGCTCATCGAGCGCTGGAAGGAACAGCAGGACACCTGACCCCGCTCACCTGCCGCACGGGTAGTCCTTGACGCGCATCGAGTCGTGCAGACGCAGGCCCTTGTTGTTGGCCTTGGCGACGGCTCGGCTGATCGGCGTGGGCAGGGCGGTCAGCAGGCGCGCGCCGCCCACCAGCGCCCTGACCCCCAGTTGCGAGGTCGGGATGAGCGTCTTCGCGACACCTCGGGCGAACGCGCGGCTGCGCCGGACGAGCTCTCCCATCTCCCGCTCGTAGGCGGGATAGGCGCGCTCGTGGTCGCCGCCCGCGGCGGCCAGCTCGCCTGCGAGGACGTAGGCGCCCAGGACGGCGAGGCTGGTGCTGCCGCCGACCGCAGGCCCTGGGCAGTAGCCTGCGTCGCCGACGAGCGTCACCAGGCCCCGTGACCAGGAGTCGAGCTGGAGCTGGGTGATGGAGTCGAAGTAGAACGTCGGCGTGCGCTCCGACTCGCGGAGCCATGCGTCCGCCTCCGGGTGCATCCCGGCGAAGGCAGCGCGCAGCAGCTCCTTCTGCCGCGGCACGTCGCGATGGTGGTAGTCGAGCTCGTGGTCGCTGCGGAACAGGAAGACGGCGCGGGCGTCGGTCAGGTGCGGGGCGCTGTAGACCGCGGCCTCGCGGCCGACGCCGATGTGCATGCGCATCTGCCCGTCCCGGCCGAGATCCTTGGGTACGGACAGCACGGCCAGGTAGGCGCCGGCGAGGTGGGTGTGGCGCGCCTCGTCGCCGAAGACGATCCGCCGGACGCCGGAGTGCAGTCCGTCGGCGCCGATCACGAGGTCGAACCGACGGTGCCCGCCGTGTTCGAAGGTCACCGAACCGTCGGGGGCGATCGCGGTGATCCAGTCGCCGAAGACGTACTCCACGTCATCGCGGGCGGCGTCGTGGTAGATCTCGCTGAGGTCGTCGCGCATGATCTCGACGTGGCGGTCGGACGCCGCGCTGAACACCTTGATGAGGTCGATCTCGACCGATCTCGCCGTGCCCTCTCGCGTCACGATCAGCCGGTGCGTGCCGGTGGCGAGCTCCTCGATGCGATGGAGAACCCCCATGCGCTCGGAGATCTCCATCGCGGGACGGAACAGATCGACCGCATGCCCGCCGGACTTGCGTGGCGTGGGGGCGCGCTCGACCACCGTCACCGCAAAGTCGTGACGGCTGAGCCAGTAGGCGAGGACAGGACCGGCGATGCTCGCGCCTGAAACGAGGACTCGCACTCCTCACGCCTTCTCCGCCCGGACGAACCGCTCGATCTCGCTGACCGGTATGTCGCGGCCAGCCGGTCGGAGGTAGCGCGCCGCGTACTGCGCCGGGCCGACCTGCTCCCGCTCGACCCAGCCGTATTCCCGCAGCAGCGCGGCGACGTCCGGTGGGGCGATGCCGAACTTCCAGACGTCGTGCCTGCCGGTCATCCGCTCGCGCAGCCGCCCGGCGCCGTAGAGGTTCGTGCCGTCCAGGAAGTCCGCACGCACGTAGGTGAAGATCAACCGGCTGCCGGTGGGTGCCTTCGCGAGGAACGTGAACGTCGCCCGGACCGACTCCTCGGTGAGGTACTGCGTGACCGCCTCCCAGACGAACAGGGCGGGCCGACCGCCGTCGAAGCCGGCCGCGGACAGGACGGCGGCCAGGTCGTCGACCTCGAAGTCCACCGGGAGCACCCGGACCCGCTCAGGCGTGCGCCCGTAGATCGCCCGCAGCCGGCGCAGCTTGTCGTCCGTGTTGGCGCGCTGGTCCAGCTCGAAGGCGTTCGCCCCGGCCGGGGCGACGAGCCGGTACGCCCTGGTGTCCAGGCCGGCACCGAGGAACACGACCTGCTCGATCCCTGCGGCGAGCGCATCGGCGACCGCGTCGTCGGCATACCGCTTGCGGCACAGCATGGCGCCCCACATCCCGGGCGCGGACCGCTCCGTCGCGCGCACCAGCAGGTCGCGCACGGGCCGCCAGCGGCAGGCCCGCACGATCCACTGCACGGCGGGCGGGAGGAACCGCACGGCCAGCTCGTCGTCGAACAGCCGCTGTCGCTGCGGTGTGTACCGCTCCGCTGCCGCGATCACCATCGGGCCGAGGGCGGTCTGAGCGCTCGCCGACCTGCCGTTCACGGGCGTGTTCTCCTCGTCGTGTCGTTGCCGGAGGGCAGTGGTGGGGCAGTGGCGAACACGTCGTCCAGCCACGAGAACACGGCATGGGCGGTGCGCATCCGGCTGCTGTGCTCGCCGTCGACGAGCTCCAGCCCGTCGCGCAGGATCCCGCCGAACGCGGACAGCGACTGCACCTGCCGCTGCACGACCCGGGCCCATGCGGCGTCGTCGACGCGGTAGTACACGGTGCGCTCGCCCGGCCTGGTGACCTGGCCGAGGAAACCGACCGAGGTCAGCAGGCGCAGGTTGGTCGTGAGCGACGCGCGGCTGGCCCCGATCGCCTCGGCGATCTGCGCCGCCGATTGCTCGGGGGGCACGCACACCGTCAGCCAGCCGAGGATGCGCCCCGCGATCAGCGGAAGCCCGTCCTGGTCGGCGCAGTACTTCGCGATGCGTTCGACCCACTCCAACACATCCGCACTCGGAGGATCGCCGTTCACTTCTTCCACCTTCGGCCCAAGCTGCTAGCGATTTCAGTCATGACTGAAACATGGTCGATCGCAAATGTCCAGGGCGGCCGGGCTCCGCTGTCAGGAAGGCGTTAAGGTGCTGGGCGGTGTGCCGGGAAGTCTGGTCGGCGAGTGGATCGTCGACGCCTTCCTGAGGAGCAGCAATGGCCCCGCCCGCCCGTTCCACCCCGTCCCTGCTCGCGAGGCGCAGCTGGCCCGAGGTGCGGCGGATCGGCGACATCCTGCGCGCGGAGACCGTGGGGGGCATCCTGCTGGTCGCCGCCGCGGCGGTCGGGTTGGTCTGGGCGAACTCGCCGTGGGGCGAGGCCTACCGGTGGCTCGCCGACCTGCGGGTCGGGCCCGCCGCGTGGCACCTGGACCTCACGCTGCACGCGTGGGCCGCCGACGGCCTGCTCGCGATCTTCTTCTTCGTGGCCGGGCTGGAGCTCAAGCGCGAGTTCGTCGCCGGTGACCTTCGCGACCCCAGGCGCGCGGCGCTTCCGGTGGCCGCCGCGGTCGGCGGGATGGCCGTTCCCGCGCTGATCTACGCGTCGATCAATGCCGCTGCGGGACCGGACGCGCTGGTCGGCTGGGCGATCCCGACCGCAACCGACATCGCCTTCGCGCTCGCCGTCCTCGCCGTGATCAGCACCCACCTGCCATCGGCCCTGCGCACGTTCCTGCTCACCCTCGCCGTGGTCGACGACCTGCTCGCGATCACGATCATCGCCGTCTTCTACACCGAGACGTTCGACTGGGGCCCGCTCGCGCTCGCGCTGATCCCGCTGGGGTTGTTCGCGGTGCTGGTGCAGCGGCGGGTGCGGTCGTGGTGGCTGCTGCTGCCGCTGGCGGCCGCCACCTGGGTGCTGGTGCACGAATCGGGCGTCCACGCCACCGTCGCCGGGGTCCTGCTCGGGTTCGCAGTGCCGGTCATCCGCCGCTCGCCGGGACCGGGGCCGGGGCTGGCCGAGCACTTCGAGCACCGGTTCCGCCCGCTGTCGTCCGCTGTGGCCGTGCCGATCTTCGCGTTCTTCGCCGCGGGTGTGACTGTCGGCGGCGCGGCCGAGCTGGGCGCGAGCCTCGGTGACTCCGTCACGCTCGGGATCATCGTCGGGCTCGTGGTCGGCAAGCCGGTCGGCGTCCTCGGCTCCACCTGGCTCGTGCAGCGGTTCACCCGTGCCCGGCTGGCCGACGACCTCGGCTGGACGGACGTGCTGGGGCTCGCGCTGCTCGCCGGTATCGGGTTCACCGTGTCCCTGCTCATCGGCGAGCTCGCCTTCGGCGAGGGGAGCGTGCGCGACGAGCACGTCAAGATCGGAGTGCTCCTCGGGTCGTTGCTCTCGGCACTGCTGGCCACCGTCGTGCTGCGCGTGCGCAACCGGCGCTACCGGCGAATCTGCGTGGAGGAGGAGCGGGACACGGACGCCGACGGTGTGCCCGACGTGTACGAGACCGACCAGGACCGGGCCTGAGCTCGATCCGCTCGCCGCTGCGGGGTGGTGGCTCGACGTGGGGAAACGTACGATCGAGGTAGGGCGCGCCGGGAAGGCTGGTCGGCAGCAAGTGCCGACTGCGCGAAAGGCCCCGGCGATGACCGCATCGTCCACTCCCGGTCACGACGATCACGACGCCTTGTCGGAGTGGGAGCGCCGAGCCCTCGCCGACATCGAGCGCGGCCTGATCGCAAGCGACCCCCGCCTCGTCCGGGAACTCAGCCGCCGACGTAGGTACCGCTCGGCGCCACGCTGGTGGCCGGTGTCGGTTCCGACCACTGGCCTCCTGCTCGCGGGGTTGCTCGTCCTCGTGCTGGTCGGCGAACTGCTGCCGGCGTCGTGGTGGGCCGTTCTCGGACTCGTCACCGTGCTGGTCGTCGTCCCGTGGCTGTTGCTGGCCGCCACCGAGAAGAACGGTTGGGACTGAACCAGCCCCTGATCGGGGGCGGGCCGCGAAACGAAGGATGTGGAACTGTGCTCACGACAGTACTGATCGTGATCGTCGCGCTGGTGGTGCTGCTGGCCGGCAGCGGTGTTCGGATGGTGCAGCAGTACCAGCGGGGTGTGGTCCTGCGTTTCGGGCGGCTGCTGCCCGAGGTGCGGCAGCCGGGACTGCGACTGATGATCCCGGTCGCCGACCGGATGGTGAAGGTGCCCGTCCAGACCATCGTGCTCGACGTCCCACCCCAAGGCGCGATCACCAAGGACAACGTCACGCTCAGCGTCGACGCGGTGGTGTACTTCCGCGTCACCGACCCGGTCAAGGCCGTGGTCAACGTCGAGAACTACCTGGGTGCCATCTCCCAGGTCGCGCGGACCTCGCTGCGGTCGGTGATCGGTCGCGCCGATCTCGACACCATGCTGTCGGACCGGGAACAGGTCAACGCCGAGCTGCGCGCGGTGATCGACACCCCGACCGACGACTGGGGGATCACCGTCGACCGGGTCGAGATCAAGGACATCGCCCTGCCGGAGGGCATGCGCCGCGCGATGGCGCACCAGGCCGAGGCCGAGCGCGACCGGCGCGCCCGGGTCATCTCCGCCGACGGCGAGTTCCAGGCCTCGGCCCGCCTCGCCGACGCGGCGCGGGTCATGGCCGACACACCCGGCGCGATGCAGCTGCGGCTCCTGCAGACCGTCAGCGACGTGGCCTCGGACCAGAACAGCACCCTGGTGATGCCGTTGCCGGTGGAGCTCCTCCGCTTCTTCGAGAAGTCGAGCGGCGAACGAACCGGTTCGGCGTCCGCGGATGTGCCGATCCCCCTGCCGCAGCCTGCCGCCGCTCCCGGCCAGGAGCGCTCGCACACCGACGGTGAGGAGCCCGGGACGCGTGCGGTCACCACAGATCAGGAGGCAGGTCCTCGGTGAGGTCGTCCAGCTCACGGCGGGTTCTGGCCGCGTAGGCCGCCTGCATCCGCTCGTCGAACTCGACGATCGTCAGCCGCCCCAGGCATGAGCGTGATCACGTCCGACCTGGCGCGGATGCGGGTTAGGGTTTCCGCAGGGTGTGCCGGGAAGTCTGGTCGGCGACGTCGTTGTCATGCATACGGAAGACCGGAGCTGCCGTGCAGGAACGCCGCCCCGTTACGCCGATCAGCGAGTTCGCGCGCTTCCTGCGCACCGAAACCGTCGGCGGGGTCGTGCTGCTCGTCGCCACGGCTGTCGCATTGATCTGGGCGAATTCGCCCTGGTCACACGCCTACGAAGCGTTGCGCGGCACCGTGATCGGGCCTGGCTCCCTACATCTCGACCTGACGCTGGCGAAGTGGGCGACGGACGGCCTGCTGGCGGTGTTCTTCTTCGTCGTCGGCCTCGAGCTCAAGCGTGAGCTGGTGATCGGTGAACTGTCGACGCGGAGCCAGGCGCTCCTCCCGGTGGCGGCCGCGCTCGGCGGGATGATCGTGCCGGCCCTCCTCGCGTTGTTCGTGGGCTGGGGCACACCGGGGGTGGAGCAGGCGTGGGCGATCCCCGTGGCCACCGACATCGCGTTCGCGCTGGGGGTGCTGGCGGTCGCCGGTTCGGCCCTGCCGGTGAGCGCGCGTGTGTTCCTCCTCGGTCTTGCGGTCGCCGACGACCTCGGCGGCATCATCGTGATCGCGTTCCTGTTCAGCAGCGGCCTCGACGCGCTCTGGCTCGGCGCCGTCGTGCTCGCCGGCGCCGGGTACTGGTGGCTGCAGCGCAGGCGAGTGCGTGCCTGGTGGCTGTACGTGCCGCTCGGCGTGTTCACGTGGTTCGCCGTGCACGAGGCCGGCGTGCACGCCACGATCTCCGGAGTTCTGCTGGGCCTGCTCACCAGGGTGAAGGCCGACCCGGACGAGGAGTTCGCGCCCGCGCTGCGCCTCGAACACCGGCTCCAGCCGTGGTCGGCAGGGCTGTGCGTGCCGGTGTTCGCGCTCTTCGCGGCCGGGGTTCCGATCGGCCCGGATGCGCTGCGGGCGGTGTTCGTGGAGCCCGTCGCGCTCGGTGTGCTGGTGGGCCTGCTCGTCGGAAAGATCATCGGGATCTTCGGGTCGTGCTGGCTCGTCATCCGGCTCACACCGGCCTCGCGACCACGTGGTCTGAGCTGGTGGGATCTCGCGGCGGTGTCGATGCTCGGCGGTGTCGGTTTCACCGTGAGCCTGCTGATCGCGGAGCTGTCGCTGGCGGACCAGGGAGACCTTCTCGACTCCGCGAAGGCCGCCGTCCTGCTCGCCTCGGCCGCGGCGTCGGTGATCGGAGCGGCGATGCTCGTCCGCCGGGTTCGCGTGCGGGCACGGGAGAACGGGGACGACGCCGCCGAGGCTGCTTGATCGGCGCGGCACGCCGGTGCGCCTGAGCGGCGTCCGGCCGACCGCCGTGGAAGGATGGCCCGCGACCAGCGAACTCGGACGGATGAGCAGGAGGACCGCGGTGCCCAGCCCGACCAGCTCCGGCGGCGGGGACGTTCCGCCCGTCCTGCCGTCGATACCGCTCGCGCCAGAGCCCGTCCGATCGGCGGACGAGCAGTCGATCGGTGAGCTCGTCCGGCAAGCGACCACGCACGTCTCCACGCTGGTTCGCGCCGAGGTCGAGCTGGCCCGCGCCGAGATCACGTCCGAGGTGAAGAAGGGTCTGCAGGGCAGCATCTTCTTCGTCATCGCGCTGACGATCCTGCTGTTCAGCCTGTTCTTCGCGTTCTTCGCGCTGGGCGAGGTGCTCGACATCTGGCTCCCGCGCTCCGCCGCCTTCGGCATCGTCTTCGGGATCATGCTGCTCGCGGCCGCGCTCTTCGGCTTCCTCGGCTACCTGCGCGTCCGCCGGATCCGCAAGCCGGAGCGCACGATCTCCTCGCTCAGGGAGTCGGCGCAGGTGCTCGCCCACCGCGGTCACGACGAGGACGCGCACCCCGAGCTGACGGCCCGCCGCTGACAGCGCCCGCCGGGGGGCGCTAGGTGCGTCCGGACGCGTCCTCGCTCCGATTGCCCGGTCCATGGACGCACCGCGCCGTGTCGGCCAACGGGATCCGGCTGCACGTCGCGGAATGCGACGGCGGTGGGCCCCTCGTCGTCCTGCTCCACGGTTTCCCCGAGTTCTGGTGGGCGTGGCGCCACCAGCTGCCCGCGCTCGCCGATGGCGGCTTCCGCGTGGTGGCCGCCGACCTGCGCGGCTACGGCGAGTCCGACAAGCCGCCGCGCGGGTACGACCTGTGGACGCTCGCGGGAGACGTCGCCGGGTTGATCAGGGCGCTCGGTGAGCCGAGGGCGCACGTGGTCGGGCACGGCTGGGGCGGACTGGTCGCCTGGACGGTGACGGCGCTGCACCCGCGGCTCGTGCTGTCGCTCACCGCGCTCGGCGCGCCGCACCCGCTCGCCCTGCGCTCCGCGGTGGTGCGCGATCCGCGAGGGCAGGGCATGGCGACGGCCCGCTACGCCGCGGCGTTCCAGCTCCCGCGCTGGCCCGAGCGGTCGTTTCGGCGGGACGGCGGTGCGCGCGTCGAGCGGATATTGCGGGACTGGTCGGGATCGGAGTGGGACGACTTCGCCGAGTCGGTGGGGCACTACCGGCGCGCGAGCCAGGTCACCGGCGTGGTGCACTGCGCGCTCGAGTACTACCGGTGGGCGGCGCGGTCGCAGCTGCGGGCCGAGGGGCGGCGGTTCGCGGCCGCGGTGGCGAGGATCCCGACGGTGCCGGTGCTGCAGGTCAACGGCGCCATCGACCCCTGTGTGCTGGCGCAGACCGCGGCGGCGTCGCACCGGTGGGCCGGATCGGAGCACCGCATGCACGTGATGCCCGCCACCGGGCACTTCCCGCACGAGGAACACCCCGCCGCCACGACGAGCCTGCTGTCGGAGGCCCTACTGGCCTCGTGAGCGGATACGCGCGCTCCAGCACGCGTATCCACTCACGAGGGGTTGGCCGGGGCCCTCTACGATCCTGTGACGTGCGCGTTCTGGTCGTCGGGTCCGGTGCTCGAGAGCACGCCATCGTCCTTGCCCTCGGGCAGGACCCCGGCGTCACGGCGCTGGCCTGCGCGCCGGGCAACGCCGGCACGGCCATGGTGGCCGAGCAGCGGGGAGTCGACGCGGCGGATCCCGCCGCGGTGACCGCGTTGGCCATCGACTGGCGTGCCGACCTCGTCGTGATCGGGCCGGAAGTGCCGCTCGTGGCGGGTGCCGCCGATGCCGTGCGCGCCGCCGGGATCCCGTGCTTCGGCCCGAGTGCCGCGGCCGCCCGGATCGAGGGCTCGAAGAGCTTCGCCAAAGAGGTCATGGCCGCGGCAGGCGTCAACACCGCGACCTCGGTCGTGGTGGACAACCCCGCGCACCTGGACTCGGCGTTCGCCCGCTTCACCCCGCCCTACGTCGTGAAGGACGACGGGCTGGCCGCGGGCAAGGGCGTTGTGGTGAGCTCCGACTTCGACGTCGCCCGTGCCCACGCGAGCACCCTCCTCGACGGCGGGCACCCGGTGCTGCTGGAGTCCTTCCTCGATGGGCCGGAGGTGTCGCTCTTCTGCCTCGTCGACGGCGAGACCGTGGTTCCGCTGCCGCCGGCGCAGGACTTCAAGCGCGTCGGCGACGACGACTCAGGGCCCAACACCGGCGGGATGGGGGCGTACGCGCCCCTGCCGTGGGCATCGCCCGACCTCACCGATGAGCTGGTGGAGAAGGTGGTCGCGCCCGTCGCGGCGGAGCTGGTCCGGCGCGACACGCCGTTCAGCGGGCTGCTCTACGCGGGTCTGGTGCTGACGGGGGCGGGTCCGGCCGTCATCGAGTTCAACTGCCGCTTCGGGGATCCGGAGACCCAGGTCGTGCTGGCGCTGCTGCGCAGCCCGCTCGCCCGGCTGCTGCTCGCCACGGCCACCGGCCGGCTGGCCGATGAGCCGCCGCCGCAGTGGGCCGACGGCGCCGCCGTCACGGTCGTCGTGGCCGCGGAGGGTTACCCCGGCCCGCCCCGGGTGGGCGATGTGATCACCGGCTCAGAGGGCGCCGGCGTCCTGCACGCGGGCACGCGTCGCCGCGACGACGGCGCCGTGGTGTCGTCCGGTGGGCGGGTGCTGTCCGTGGTCGGAACCGGCGCTGACCTGCTCGCCGCCCGCCAGGAGGCGTACGACCGGTTGGAGCAGGTGCACGTCGCCGGTTCCCACCATCGGACCGACATCGCCCTCCGTGCGGCCCAGGGTGAGGTCTCTGTACCCGCTCGTTCGTGAAATTGGGTCCTCCGAACAGGTGACATTTGCGATCTCTTGTCGTACGCTCCGGCGCGTGAAGCGCAAGCTCATTGCCCCGAACGGGGCGAGGCGTGCCGGCCAGGGGTCGCTCTCAGCGACTTGCACCCGGACGGGTGGCGCGCCAGGGTCTGCGCACCCGGGGTGATCACGTCGTCGCCGCTCCCCACGACGGCTCCCTACTGATCACGTCGGGTCCGATGTTCGCTCCCCCGAGAAACATGAGGACTCGAATGACCAACAACGCACGGCCTCGACACGCAGCCCCGAGCCGCGCGTCGAAGATCGCCGGGCGCGCCGCGATCGGCGTCTTGGGTGCGCCGATGGCGATGATGGCCGCCGCCGGACCTGCCGCGGCTGCAGCCACCGACGCGCACGTCACCGACGACAACACCGGCGCCGACCTGCAGCTGGCAATGGTCGGGTCCGTCCTGCCCGGGTTGGAGGCGCTGGGAGTCGAGGGTCTCCCCGCGCCCGACCTGGCCACGGA encodes:
- the nhaA gene encoding Na+/H+ antiporter NhaA, which gives rise to MQERRPVTPISEFARFLRTETVGGVVLLVATAVALIWANSPWSHAYEALRGTVIGPGSLHLDLTLAKWATDGLLAVFFFVVGLELKRELVIGELSTRSQALLPVAAALGGMIVPALLALFVGWGTPGVEQAWAIPVATDIAFALGVLAVAGSALPVSARVFLLGLAVADDLGGIIVIAFLFSSGLDALWLGAVVLAGAGYWWLQRRRVRAWWLYVPLGVFTWFAVHEAGVHATISGVLLGLLTRVKADPDEEFAPALRLEHRLQPWSAGLCVPVFALFAAGVPIGPDALRAVFVEPVALGVLVGLLVGKIIGIFGSCWLVIRLTPASRPRGLSWWDLAAVSMLGGVGFTVSLLIAELSLADQGDLLDSAKAAVLLASAAASVIGAAMLVRRVRVRARENGDDAAEAA
- a CDS encoding phage holin family protein, whose translation is MPSPTSSGGGDVPPVLPSIPLAPEPVRSADEQSIGELVRQATTHVSTLVRAEVELARAEITSEVKKGLQGSIFFVIALTILLFSLFFAFFALGEVLDIWLPRSAAFGIVFGIMLLAAALFGFLGYLRVRRIRKPERTISSLRESAQVLAHRGHDEDAHPELTARR
- a CDS encoding alpha/beta fold hydrolase, whose product is MSANGIRLHVAECDGGGPLVVLLHGFPEFWWAWRHQLPALADGGFRVVAADLRGYGESDKPPRGYDLWTLAGDVAGLIRALGEPRAHVVGHGWGGLVAWTVTALHPRLVLSLTALGAPHPLALRSAVVRDPRGQGMATARYAAAFQLPRWPERSFRRDGGARVERILRDWSGSEWDDFAESVGHYRRASQVTGVVHCALEYYRWAARSQLRAEGRRFAAAVARIPTVPVLQVNGAIDPCVLAQTAAASHRWAGSEHRMHVMPATGHFPHEEHPAATTSLLSEALLAS
- the purD gene encoding phosphoribosylamine--glycine ligase, with amino-acid sequence MRVLVVGSGAREHAIVLALGQDPGVTALACAPGNAGTAMVAEQRGVDAADPAAVTALAIDWRADLVVIGPEVPLVAGAADAVRAAGIPCFGPSAAAARIEGSKSFAKEVMAAAGVNTATSVVVDNPAHLDSAFARFTPPYVVKDDGLAAGKGVVVSSDFDVARAHASTLLDGGHPVLLESFLDGPEVSLFCLVDGETVVPLPPAQDFKRVGDDDSGPNTGGMGAYAPLPWASPDLTDELVEKVVAPVAAELVRRDTPFSGLLYAGLVLTGAGPAVIEFNCRFGDPETQVVLALLRSPLARLLLATATGRLADEPPPQWADGAAVTVVVAAEGYPGPPRVGDVITGSEGAGVLHAGTRRRDDGAVVSSGGRVLSVVGTGADLLAARQEAYDRLEQVHVAGSHHRTDIALRAAQGEVSVPARS
- a CDS encoding DUF1707 domain-containing protein; amino-acid sequence: MQAAYAARTRRELDDLTEDLPPDLW
- a CDS encoding slipin family protein, translating into MLTTVLIVIVALVVLLAGSGVRMVQQYQRGVVLRFGRLLPEVRQPGLRLMIPVADRMVKVPVQTIVLDVPPQGAITKDNVTLSVDAVVYFRVTDPVKAVVNVENYLGAISQVARTSLRSVIGRADLDTMLSDREQVNAELRAVIDTPTDDWGITVDRVEIKDIALPEGMRRAMAHQAEAERDRRARVISADGEFQASARLADAARVMADTPGAMQLRLLQTVSDVASDQNSTLVMPLPVELLRFFEKSSGERTGSASADVPIPLPQPAAAPGQERSHTDGEEPGTRAVTTDQEAGPR